One window from the genome of Alkalihalobacillus sp. LMS6 encodes:
- the rsmA gene encoding 16S rRNA (adenine(1518)-N(6)/adenine(1519)-N(6))-dimethyltransferase RsmA codes for MKKDIATPARTKEILAKHKFHLKKSLGQNFLIDLNILNGIVDASGFTEKDGVIEIGPGIGALTEQLAKKAKKVVAFEIDDRLIPVLEDTLSPYSNIEIIHEDVLKADLKSILASSFNDVEHIHVVANLPYYVTTPILMKLLEERLPLKSITVMIQAEVAERIAAVPSTKEYGSLSIAAQYYSEAKKKLHVPASVFVPPPRVDSAVLKLTIREQPLVSVKEEAWFFQVFHACFANRRKTIMNNLVHNLVGKEKKSFAEEALHRADIDPMRRGETLSIEEFAALSDELYDLRN; via the coding sequence GTGAAAAAAGACATTGCTACACCAGCGCGAACGAAAGAAATTTTAGCGAAACATAAATTTCATCTTAAAAAAAGCTTAGGACAAAATTTTTTAATTGATTTAAACATTTTGAATGGAATTGTAGATGCAAGTGGGTTTACGGAAAAAGATGGGGTCATTGAAATTGGTCCTGGCATTGGTGCGTTAACAGAACAATTAGCTAAAAAAGCAAAAAAAGTCGTTGCGTTTGAAATTGATGATCGGTTAATACCGGTTCTTGAGGATACGTTATCCCCTTATTCAAATATTGAAATCATTCATGAAGATGTGTTAAAAGCGGACTTAAAAAGTATCCTTGCTTCATCCTTTAATGACGTGGAGCATATTCATGTAGTTGCAAACTTGCCTTACTATGTAACAACTCCTATTTTGATGAAATTGTTAGAGGAGCGATTGCCATTAAAAAGTATAACGGTCATGATTCAAGCAGAAGTAGCTGAGCGTATAGCTGCCGTCCCGTCGACGAAAGAATACGGATCGTTATCGATTGCTGCACAATACTATTCAGAGGCTAAGAAGAAACTGCACGTACCTGCAAGTGTATTTGTGCCGCCGCCTCGTGTCGATTCGGCTGTTTTAAAACTTACTATTCGTGAACAACCGCTTGTCTCTGTCAAAGAAGAAGCGTGGTTTTTTCAGGTGTTTCATGCTTGTTTTGCGAACAGAAGAAAAACGATTATGAATAATCTTGTTCATAATTTAGTTGGCAAAGAAAAAAAATCATTCGCAGAAGAAGCCCTGCATCGTGCAGACATTGATCCAATGCGAAGAGGCGAGACGTTATCCATTGAAGAATTTGCTGCGCTTAGTGATGAATTATACGATTTACGTAATTAA
- the yabG gene encoding sporulation peptidase YabG codes for MTVKMGDVVGRLSYKCDLLFRVLTIEKGVVTLVGEEMRLLADAPIDDLKVMSLQEREEDKNKVKEQEDASYRLFRQDAKLMKRRQDYQTHAGYEDTSHFFELRGRVLHIDGDANYLDRCTDIYNKLGVPVYGVHLEEKEMPAQLASLMEMVQPDILVVTGHDAYSKAKGNRNDLKAYRHTKYFAECVRIARNHTKDLDRLLIFAGACQSHFETLIRAGANFASSPDRVNIHALDPVYIAAKLSRTSFADTVNLWDVIRNTITGQKGLGGIETKGCMRLGLPYKEAYSDDAND; via the coding sequence ATGACAGTGAAAATGGGTGATGTAGTTGGCCGGCTCTCTTATAAATGTGATCTGTTGTTTCGTGTCTTAACGATTGAGAAAGGCGTAGTCACGCTTGTAGGAGAAGAGATGCGTTTACTTGCAGATGCACCTATAGATGATCTGAAAGTTATGTCTCTGCAGGAACGTGAAGAGGATAAGAATAAAGTAAAAGAACAAGAAGACGCATCTTATCGCTTATTTCGCCAGGATGCAAAATTAATGAAGCGAAGACAAGATTATCAAACACATGCTGGTTATGAAGATACGTCACATTTCTTTGAATTAAGAGGTAGGGTCCTACACATTGACGGCGATGCGAACTATCTAGATCGATGTACGGATATTTATAATAAACTAGGTGTTCCTGTTTATGGCGTTCACCTTGAGGAAAAAGAAATGCCTGCTCAATTAGCATCTTTAATGGAGATGGTTCAGCCGGATATTCTTGTTGTTACAGGTCACGACGCCTATTCGAAGGCAAAAGGAAACCGTAACGATTTGAAAGCTTACCGGCATACAAAGTATTTTGCTGAGTGTGTCAGAATAGCTCGTAATCACACTAAAGATTTAGACCGTTTACTTATTTTTGCAGGTGCTTGCCAATCGCATTTTGAGACGCTTATTCGTGCAGGGGCAAATTTTGCATCATCACCAGATCGGGTGAATATTCACGCTCTTGATCCAGTTTATATTGCAGCAAAATTAAGCCGAACGTCTTTTGCGGATACTGTTAATTTATGGGACGTTATTCGAAATACCATTACTGGCCAAAAAGGCTTAGGCGGAATCGAAACAAAAGGGTGTATGAGACTTGGGCTACCCTATAAAGAAGCTTATAGCGACGATGCAAATGATTAA
- the veg gene encoding biofilm formation stimulator Veg produces MAKTLIDIKRALDSNIGKKITIKANGGRKKSSEQSGMIEETYPAVFIVKLDEDQNSVERVSYSYADVLTETVQLLLPSDGGKPATLI; encoded by the coding sequence ATGGCAAAGACGTTAATTGACATTAAGCGAGCACTAGATAGCAACATTGGAAAGAAAATAACAATAAAAGCAAATGGAGGACGTAAGAAGTCTTCTGAACAATCAGGGATGATTGAAGAAACATATCCAGCTGTATTTATTGTTAAGCTAGATGAAGATCAAAATTCTGTTGAGCGTGTTTCATATAGCTATGCAGATGTATTAACAGAAACTGTACAATTACTTTTACCGAGTGACGGAGGAAAACCTGCAACACTCATTTAA
- a CDS encoding small, acid-soluble spore protein, alpha/beta type produces MSRRRGMMSDRLKEEIAKELGFYDTVQKEGWGGIKAKDAGNMVKRAIELAEQNLHERK; encoded by the coding sequence GTGAGCAGAAGACGAGGAATGATGTCAGATCGCTTAAAAGAAGAAATTGCAAAAGAGCTTGGTTTTTATGATACTGTACAAAAAGAAGGTTGGGGCGGCATCAAAGCCAAAGATGCTGGCAACATGGTGAAGCGAGCAATCGAGCTTGCTGAACAAAACCTTCACGAAAGAAAATAA
- the ispE gene encoding 4-(cytidine 5'-diphospho)-2-C-methyl-D-erythritol kinase, producing the protein MKVSIKAPAKINLSLDVLKKRNDGYHEVEMIMTMVDLADRIDLTDCSSGKITVDVSEGFVPNDERNFAYQAAALLKKRFKVSSGVHIYITKRIPVAAGLAGGSSDAAATLKGLNQLWKLGLTLDQLAELGAEIGSDVSFCVYGGTALATGRGERIEAISSPPPLWVILAKPPIGVSTKEIYGNLKLDQATHANTEAMIQSLVNQDTKGIFENLHNTLEGVTLQLYPEVKHLKDQMKRFGADAVLMSGSGPTVFGLVETESRVNRIYNGLRGFCEEVHAVRLIRTSSTCPKPYENDIL; encoded by the coding sequence GTGAAGGTTTCGATTAAGGCCCCGGCAAAAATCAATTTATCATTAGATGTATTAAAGAAACGTAACGATGGTTATCATGAAGTGGAAATGATCATGACCATGGTTGATCTAGCTGATCGAATTGACCTTACAGATTGTTCTTCTGGGAAGATAACCGTTGATGTATCTGAAGGGTTTGTGCCTAATGATGAACGGAATTTTGCCTATCAAGCGGCCGCATTGTTGAAGAAAAGATTTAAAGTATCATCAGGGGTCCATATTTATATAACAAAACGTATTCCTGTAGCAGCAGGTCTTGCAGGTGGTAGCAGTGACGCGGCAGCGACGTTGAAAGGGTTAAATCAGCTTTGGAAGCTTGGCTTAACGCTGGATCAACTAGCTGAGCTTGGTGCAGAGATTGGATCAGATGTTTCTTTTTGTGTCTATGGCGGAACCGCACTTGCAACGGGACGAGGAGAAAGAATCGAAGCGATTTCTTCGCCTCCGCCATTATGGGTAATCCTTGCAAAGCCGCCAATTGGAGTTTCAACAAAAGAAATATATGGAAATTTAAAGTTGGACCAAGCAACACATGCAAACACGGAAGCCATGATTCAATCCTTAGTCAATCAAGATACGAAAGGGATTTTTGAAAACCTGCACAATACGCTTGAAGGTGTGACGCTTCAGCTGTATCCAGAAGTTAAGCACTTAAAAGATCAAATGAAACGTTTTGGCGCAGACGCTGTATTAATGAGTGGAAGTGGTCCAACCGTGTTTGGCTTAGTGGAAACAGAGTCACGCGTTAATCGAATTTACAACGGATTAAGAGGATTTTGTGAAGAAGTTCACGCTGTGCGCTTAATTCGTACAAGCAGCACTTGTCCAAAACCGTACGAAAATGATATCTTATAA
- the purR gene encoding pur operon repressor, whose translation MKKLKRSSRLVDMTYFLLQHPHEVISLTHFSERYQAAKSSISEDLVIIKEMFEDEGYGALLTIPGASGGVKFMPRMKKEEAETLVHQLVLDLNRPERILPGGYLYMMDVLGNPKLLHEVGRLFAAALVDKEIDAVMTVATKGIPLAYAVGQHLGVPVSIVRRDHRITEGSMVSINYASGSSDRIQTMTLARRSLAPGSNVFIVDDFMKAGGTIRGMVDLLAEFEAKLVGVGVLVEAAGVAERLVEDYLSLTKLTNVNVREKQIELLSGNILDRLQ comes from the coding sequence ATGAAAAAGTTAAAAAGAAGTTCACGTCTTGTTGATATGACGTATTTTTTGCTCCAACACCCGCATGAAGTTATTTCGTTAACGCATTTTTCAGAGCGTTACCAAGCTGCTAAATCATCTATTAGTGAAGATTTGGTTATTATTAAAGAAATGTTCGAGGATGAAGGGTATGGCGCACTACTGACCATCCCAGGAGCAAGCGGTGGCGTTAAATTTATGCCTAGGATGAAGAAAGAAGAGGCGGAAACGCTTGTTCACCAACTTGTCCTAGACCTTAATAGACCGGAACGTATTTTACCGGGTGGGTATCTCTATATGATGGATGTATTAGGAAACCCTAAATTATTGCATGAAGTAGGGCGCTTGTTTGCGGCCGCACTCGTGGATAAAGAGATTGATGCTGTGATGACTGTTGCGACAAAAGGGATTCCGCTTGCATATGCGGTAGGGCAACATTTAGGTGTGCCTGTGAGCATCGTGCGACGTGACCATAGAATTACAGAAGGGTCGATGGTGAGTATTAACTATGCATCTGGTTCTTCAGACCGCATTCAAACGATGACACTAGCTAGACGGAGCTTAGCACCTGGATCAAACGTCTTTATCGTCGATGATTTTATGAAGGCAGGCGGTACAATTCGTGGTATGGTTGATTTACTTGCGGAATTTGAAGCAAAGTTGGTTGGTGTCGGTGTACTAGTAGAAGCAGCTGGTGTAGCGGAACGACTTGTTGAAGATTACTTATCTTTAACAAAACTAACGAATGTGAATGTTCGTGAAAAGCAAATTGAGTTATTAAGTGGAAATATTTTAGATCGATTACAGTAA
- a CDS encoding RidA family protein encodes MKIVHTTKAPQAIGPYSQGMIVNNVFYSSGQIPLTAEGELVNGSVEEQTHQVFSNLKAVLAEAGSSLDKVIKATVFIKDMNDFPLINEVYGEYFSEHQPARSCVEVARLPKDVLIEIEVIALV; translated from the coding sequence ATGAAAATTGTGCACACAACAAAAGCACCTCAAGCAATTGGTCCATATTCACAGGGGATGATCGTGAACAACGTATTTTACAGCTCTGGACAAATACCTTTAACTGCAGAGGGAGAACTTGTAAATGGTTCGGTAGAAGAACAAACTCATCAAGTTTTCAGCAACCTTAAAGCTGTACTTGCTGAAGCAGGCTCATCCCTTGATAAAGTGATAAAAGCAACCGTATTCATTAAAGATATGAATGACTTTCCGCTAATCAATGAAGTGTATGGAGAATATTTTTCAGAACACCAACCAGCCCGTTCATGTGTAGAAGTCGCTCGTCTTCCTAAAGACGTATTAATTGAAATAGAAGTTATCGCGCTCGTATAA
- the spoVG gene encoding septation regulator SpoVG encodes MEITDVRLRRVQTEGRMRAIASITIDHEFVVHDIRVIDGNNGLFVAMPSKRTPDGEFRDIAHPISSKTREKIQVAVIEEYDRVGEYDDANNYEEAGAS; translated from the coding sequence ATGGAAATTACTGACGTAAGGTTACGGCGTGTGCAAACGGAAGGACGTATGCGTGCAATAGCTTCAATTACGATTGACCATGAATTTGTTGTTCATGATATTCGTGTCATTGATGGAAACAACGGCCTATTCGTTGCAATGCCTAGCAAGCGAACACCTGACGGAGAATTTAGAGACATTGCACACCCAATATCCTCTAAAACGAGAGAAAAGATTCAAGTGGCTGTTATAGAAGAGTACGATCGTGTAGGAGAATATGATGACGCTAACAATTATGAAGAAGCAGGTGCTTCATAA
- the glmU gene encoding bifunctional UDP-N-acetylglucosamine diphosphorylase/glucosamine-1-phosphate N-acetyltransferase GlmU: MGGRYAIVLAAGQGTRMKSKLYKVLHQVCGKTMVEHVVNQAEAVGFDHISVVVGHGADQVKEAIVGDVSFALQQEQLGTGHAVRCVEPLLKEKQGTTVVLCGDTPLITSQTIQELVDFHEQEASKVTVLTAIAHNPHGYGRMIRDERGEVSKIVEQKDATAKEQAVTEINTGIYCFDNQALFAALKKVNNDNKQGEYYLPDVIGLLKDSGGKVSAYSISSLNETIGVNDRVALAQAEKYMQKRINDYWMTEGVTLIDPETTYISADAILSQDATIYPNVSIKGASHIGEDCIIESGTEIHDSVIEKGVHIRSSYIYNSYVSEGASIGPFAHIRPESTVGKEVKVGNFVELKKAAIKDRSKVSHLTYIGDAAIGEDVNIGCGVVTVNYDGKNKHQTIVHDGAFIGSGSNLVAPVEVGKRAFVAAGSTITNSVDEYSLAIARARQVDKQNYVKKD, encoded by the coding sequence ATGGGCGGACGATATGCAATTGTTCTTGCTGCTGGACAAGGAACAAGAATGAAATCAAAGCTTTATAAAGTGTTGCACCAAGTTTGTGGAAAAACAATGGTGGAACACGTTGTAAATCAAGCAGAAGCAGTTGGATTTGATCACATTTCAGTCGTTGTTGGACACGGGGCTGATCAGGTGAAAGAAGCCATTGTAGGAGATGTTTCTTTTGCTTTACAACAGGAACAACTTGGCACAGGACATGCAGTTAGATGTGTAGAGCCTCTGTTAAAAGAGAAGCAGGGTACAACGGTTGTTTTATGCGGTGACACACCATTGATCACTTCACAAACGATTCAGGAACTTGTTGATTTTCATGAGCAGGAAGCTTCCAAAGTGACAGTTTTAACAGCGATTGCTCATAACCCTCATGGTTATGGTCGAATGATCCGCGATGAGCGTGGTGAAGTAAGTAAAATTGTTGAACAAAAAGATGCTACTGCTAAAGAACAAGCTGTTACAGAGATCAATACTGGCATCTATTGCTTTGACAACCAAGCTCTTTTTGCTGCATTAAAAAAAGTTAATAACGATAACAAGCAAGGTGAATACTATTTACCTGATGTTATAGGACTTTTAAAAGACAGTGGAGGGAAAGTGAGTGCTTACTCAATATCTTCATTGAATGAAACGATAGGCGTAAATGATCGGGTTGCGTTGGCTCAAGCTGAAAAGTATATGCAGAAGCGGATAAATGACTATTGGATGACGGAAGGTGTCACCCTTATCGATCCCGAGACCACTTATATATCAGCTGATGCAATACTATCACAAGATGCAACAATCTATCCGAATGTCAGTATCAAAGGAGCATCTCATATAGGTGAGGATTGCATCATTGAATCTGGAACGGAAATTCATGACTCGGTCATTGAAAAAGGTGTTCATATTCGATCATCTTATATTTACAATAGTTACGTATCTGAAGGCGCATCAATTGGTCCTTTCGCACATATTCGACCGGAATCAACGGTAGGAAAAGAAGTTAAAGTCGGGAACTTTGTTGAGTTAAAGAAAGCTGCGATTAAAGATCGAAGTAAAGTATCTCATCTAACGTATATTGGCGATGCCGCTATAGGGGAAGATGTAAATATAGGCTGTGGCGTAGTAACTGTGAACTACGACGGTAAGAATAAACATCAAACGATTGTCCACGATGGAGCATTTATTGGCTCAGGTTCTAACTTAGTCGCACCAGTTGAGGTAGGAAAGCGTGCATTTGTTGCGGCTGGATCTACAATTACGAATAGTGTAGATGAGTATTCATTAGCTATTGCTCGAGCGAGACAAGTAGATAAACAAAATTACGTAAAAAAAGATTAA
- a CDS encoding ribose-phosphate diphosphokinase has product MANYSDPSLKVFTLNSNKALAEEIAQHIGVSLGKNSVMRFSDGEVQINIEESIRGCDVYLIQSTSAPANEHLMELLIMIDAVKRASARTINVVMPYYGYARQDRKARAREPITAKLVANLLETAGATRVLTIDLHATQIQGFFDIPVDQLMGVPILSDYFGGKGLDDIVVVSPDHGGVVRARKMADRLKAPIAIIDKRRPKPNVSEVMNIVGNIEGKTAIIIDDIIDTAGTITLAANALVEQGAKEVYACCTHPVLSGPAVERIRNSKIKELVVTNTIDLEEEKKGANITELSVAELMAEAIIRVHEDASVSTLFD; this is encoded by the coding sequence ATGGCAAATTACAGCGACCCAAGCTTAAAGGTCTTTACTCTTAATTCAAACAAGGCTTTAGCTGAAGAAATCGCTCAGCATATAGGTGTTTCATTAGGGAAAAACTCCGTTATGCGCTTTAGTGATGGCGAAGTACAGATCAATATTGAAGAAAGTATACGTGGTTGTGACGTGTACCTCATTCAATCTACCTCTGCCCCAGCAAATGAACATTTAATGGAACTATTAATTATGATTGATGCTGTTAAAAGAGCTTCAGCTAGAACGATAAATGTTGTTATGCCGTATTACGGATATGCGCGCCAAGATCGTAAAGCAAGAGCGAGAGAACCGATTACAGCTAAGCTTGTGGCGAATCTGCTTGAAACAGCTGGTGCAACACGTGTTCTAACAATTGACCTTCATGCTACGCAAATTCAAGGATTCTTTGACATTCCGGTGGACCAACTAATGGGTGTACCGATTCTATCTGATTATTTTGGTGGAAAAGGATTAGATGATATTGTCGTTGTGTCTCCAGACCACGGTGGCGTGGTAAGAGCTCGTAAAATGGCTGATCGCTTAAAAGCACCGATTGCCATTATTGATAAGCGTCGACCTAAACCTAATGTATCAGAAGTGATGAACATTGTCGGAAATATTGAAGGGAAGACAGCTATTATTATTGATGATATTATTGATACAGCAGGAACCATTACACTTGCGGCGAATGCATTAGTAGAACAAGGAGCAAAAGAAGTGTATGCTTGTTGTACGCACCCTGTTCTTTCTGGACCTGCCGTTGAACGAATTCGTAACTCTAAAATTAAAGAACTTGTAGTGACGAATACGATCGACTTAGAGGAAGAGAAAAAAGGTGCCAATATTACCGAGTTGTCAGTTGCTGAATTAATGGCCGAAGCAATTATTCGTGTACATGAAGATGCTTCAGTTTCGACCTTGTTTGATTAA
- a CDS encoding 50S ribosomal protein L25/general stress protein Ctc produces the protein MTVLQARDRKDLTGQETRKIRLDGFVPGVLYGKKIQSQAVSVESVAFLKTMREVGQNGLFNLELESGKKHNVMVQEVQIDPLKNHYTHIDFFEVDMNEERDANVPVHLEGEAPGASEGGIVNHLLYEITVHCLPADIPESITVDISNLNIGDSLSVEEIRSNVSVQIVNEDDEAVVTVQAPTVNEDPEATEEDGTTALGVEATEEREDDDKDRPGRVE, from the coding sequence ATGACAGTATTACAAGCTCGTGATCGTAAAGACTTAACAGGACAAGAAACAAGAAAAATTCGCTTAGATGGCTTCGTACCAGGCGTACTATATGGCAAAAAAATTCAAAGCCAAGCTGTATCGGTTGAAAGTGTTGCTTTTTTAAAGACAATGAGAGAAGTAGGACAAAATGGGTTATTTAACCTTGAACTAGAAAGCGGCAAAAAGCATAATGTAATGGTTCAAGAAGTTCAAATAGATCCACTAAAAAATCACTACACTCATATTGATTTCTTTGAAGTAGATATGAACGAAGAACGTGACGCAAATGTACCGGTTCATTTAGAAGGAGAAGCACCTGGAGCAAGCGAGGGTGGAATTGTAAACCACCTTCTTTATGAGATCACAGTTCACTGCTTACCAGCAGATATTCCAGAGAGTATTACAGTAGATATCTCCAATCTAAACATTGGTGATTCGCTATCAGTTGAAGAAATTCGTTCGAATGTATCAGTTCAAATCGTTAACGAAGACGATGAAGCTGTAGTAACCGTACAAGCACCAACGGTGAATGAAGATCCAGAAGCGACTGAAGAAGATGGAACAACTGCACTTGGTGTTGAAGCAACAGAAGAGCGCGAAGATGACGATAAAGATCGTCCAGGTCGCGTAGAATAG
- the pth gene encoding aminoacyl-tRNA hydrolase: MKLIVGLGNPGKQFDRTRHNIGFDSIDELAKQFDISLNKQKYNGLYGEAIIDGEKVFLLKPLTYMNLSGECVRPFMDFFKIDLQDLVILYDDLDIPPGKIRLRQKGSAGGHNGIKSLIHHLGTQEFNRVRIGVGRPLNAEPIVKYVLNRASSDEQIHLDDAVKKTAKAMESWLSKPFIEVMNVFNR, encoded by the coding sequence ATGAAGTTAATTGTGGGCTTAGGCAATCCTGGAAAACAGTTTGACCGCACTCGACATAATATCGGCTTTGACAGCATCGATGAGTTGGCAAAGCAATTTGACATTTCGTTAAATAAACAAAAATACAATGGGCTTTATGGGGAAGCGATTATCGACGGTGAAAAAGTGTTTTTGCTTAAACCATTAACCTATATGAATTTATCAGGCGAGTGTGTCAGACCATTTATGGATTTCTTTAAAATTGATTTACAAGATCTTGTCATTTTATATGACGATTTAGATATCCCACCCGGAAAAATCCGCCTTCGTCAAAAAGGAAGTGCTGGTGGACATAACGGGATTAAATCTCTTATCCATCATTTAGGGACACAGGAATTTAATCGTGTTCGAATCGGTGTTGGTCGGCCTCTTAACGCAGAGCCGATTGTTAAATACGTTTTAAACCGTGCATCTAGCGATGAGCAAATTCATTTGGATGATGCTGTGAAAAAAACAGCAAAAGCAATGGAGTCTTGGCTAAGTAAACCGTTTATTGAAGTCATGAACGTCTTTAATCGTTAG
- a CDS encoding anti-sigma-F factor Fin, with translation MAVHYKCSYCQKAMATLEEPYTFDDLGISNLHANDQKDIVRLTNKGDVHIASICEDCHEAFQLNPLLHETQQVIQ, from the coding sequence ATGGCCGTACATTATAAATGTAGCTACTGTCAAAAAGCGATGGCAACGTTAGAAGAGCCTTATACATTCGATGATTTAGGTATTAGCAATCTTCATGCAAATGATCAAAAGGATATTGTTCGACTTACGAATAAAGGGGATGTTCATATTGCGTCAATTTGTGAAGATTGTCATGAAGCCTTTCAATTAAATCCGCTTTTACATGAGACACAGCAAGTTATTCAGTAA